The window GCTTGTCCTGTATTTCTTCGGGACTGCACTCGAGCAAAGGGTGGGGAATAAACAGTTCCTTGGTGTCTTCTTTACTGCAGGGGTTCTATCTGCAATAGGGTACACTTTCTTAAGCCAGCCCATTTTCAACATTTCCCCCGGTCCTATGATTGGGGCTAGCGGAGCGATTTATGGGGTTTTTGCAGCCCTTACCGTACTTGAGCCGAATATAAGGGTGTATGTTTATTTTATCCCTATGCGTTTAAAAAATGCCTTATTGCTGTTTGCTGTTTTTGATTTCTTTATGGTCAATTCTTCGGACATGATAGCCCACACAGCTCACCTGAGTGGACTCTTTGTAGGGCTCTACATGGGTTTTCGAATGAAGAAAATCCATGAAAAATATATGAAATCGAGGTATGCTGGCAGGTGGTGAGTCTGGAAGGAGAGATTTTTTCTCAGGACAGGTATTATCATCCGAGACCTGACTATGGGGAAAAGGTTCCAATTCAGGTTTTAAATTTCAGGCGGGTCTTTGCAGCCTGGTCTCCAAAATTGAAAAATACTCTCTACTTTGAAAAAGCCCCTGAAGTCCCTGAAGAAGACGGTTTAAAAAGAGTAAGGGAAATTACTCTTCTGCAGGTCTATGATTGGCTCGCGGGGAGAGAAGGGTTAATCGAACTTACGGGGCCGGAGTTCGAGCAGTTTATGGGGGTATATGAAGCTTTTCTCCAACAATCTGGAGAAATCCAGTATCTCAGGCAGAAGAATGGACGAAAAACTGAAAATCTCTTTGAACTTCAGGTGTCTCCTTACATAATTCGGGAAGTCAAAAAAGGCATCTTTTCCGATAAATTATAATTATATAAATTATATATTGTATTTTATAGTTACAACCATTTGTAAAAATCATTTAATTTTGAGAGGTTTAATTTATATTTCAGGACTTCCTTTTCCCAGAACAAATCAGGTTTTCAGTCCAATCTCTCTGATCAGGCAAAATTAGGACATTTAATTGTCAAAGTATGCAAATGTTTTACTACAGAAAAGGAAATAATCATATATAATCAGATTATTACCCGAATTGCCGGGTATCAGGCTTTAAACCTGAAAAACCGTAGCTGCAAGCTCATGGCTATGAACACTAAAACTGCGGTCTTCCGAAGGTTAAAGCAAAATCTCAGTACCGATATACATGAGAGGGCTGCTGGAAAACTCTACTGCCCTCACATATCAATTCTCCCCGATGACCGGGAGCATTAAAAGTTAAATATGCAGGTCGAGTAAAACTGTAAGGATCACAGAGGACATTAATAATGAAGCCTGTAAAAAGCGGACTTGATTCCATTTCTAGATACCTCCGTACCAAAAAAGAAGTTGGCAGGAGAAAGATAGGACTTCTGGTGGATGGGCCGAATATCCTCAGAAAAGAGTTTGATGTAAATCTTGAGGAAATAAGGGATGTTCTGAAGGACTACGGGAATATCAAGATCGGACGTGTCTTCCTGAACCAGTATGCCTCTGACAAGCTTGTCGAGGCTATTGAAAACCATGGTTTTGAGCCCATCATCTGTTCCAGTGATGTGGATGTGCGCCTCGCGGTGGAGGGCATGGAACTGGTCTACAACCCCAACATAGATACCCTTGCAATCGTGACCCGAGATGCGGATTTCAAACCGCTCCTGAACAAAGCAAACGAACACGGGAAAGAGACCATTATTTTTGGGGTTGAGCCCGGATTTTCCACAGCGCTCAAGAACTCTGCGGATTATGTCATTCTCATGGACAAAAACCGCATGAGTGGTTATGATGATGACGTCAAAGAGGGAAAACTTGACGCCTTGGAATCAGAAGACTATAAGGAAGACGAGTATGAAGGATCTGTGGAAAAGACCTGATTCCTCCCTTTAAGGCTGGTCTCTTTCCATTCTTTAAGAATAATCGACATCTACCCCAAGGACCTGTTTCTTTCCGGCAGAAACGTCTCTTGCTATCTCGGCACAGCCGATTGCAGCGTGCCACTTTCCGAGGCTCTGGCACTCCTGGTCCAGGTGTGTACAGATCTTTTTCTGCACGTACTCTACTTCCCCTACAGAGCCTGCAAGAAAGATCGCTCCGGTAACTCCATAGTCTTTCAGGAGAAGCTGCATCGAAGTGATTTCCATGGCTGCAAAAAGGGCTATTGTATCAAGGGCTAGCAGGGCAGATTTTTCTCCTTTTTCGGCTGCATTGAGCAGTTCTTCCCTGTCCTTATATGAGGTCATCTTCAGGACCCCTGCTTCTATAAAAGCCTGGTTTGCTGTCTGGA is drawn from Methanosarcina lacustris Z-7289 and contains these coding sequences:
- a CDS encoding TIGR00288 family NYN domain-containing protein; its protein translation is MKPVKSGLDSISRYLRTKKEVGRRKIGLLVDGPNILRKEFDVNLEEIRDVLKDYGNIKIGRVFLNQYASDKLVEAIENHGFEPIICSSDVDVRLAVEGMELVYNPNIDTLAIVTRDADFKPLLNKANEHGKETIIFGVEPGFSTALKNSADYVILMDKNRMSGYDDDVKEGKLDALESEDYKEDEYEGSVEKT
- a CDS encoding rhomboid family intramembrane serine protease; the encoded protein is MFNRDTPYESRGGTTDRIKNSVSTSPSMAIILLCVISFFLEMVPFREFNFISAFQFDPGFLLTRPWTLVTYIFLHNGVWHLFFNMLVLYFFGTALEQRVGNKQFLGVFFTAGVLSAIGYTFLSQPIFNISPGPMIGASGAIYGVFAALTVLEPNIRVYVYFIPMRLKNALLLFAVFDFFMVNSSDMIAHTAHLSGLFVGLYMGFRMKKIHEKYMKSRYAGRW